A window of Elgaria multicarinata webbii isolate HBS135686 ecotype San Diego chromosome 2, rElgMul1.1.pri, whole genome shotgun sequence contains these coding sequences:
- the IFIH1 gene encoding interferon-induced helicase C domain-containing protein 1 isoform X3, whose protein sequence is MPTLSYEDKDLLRTAAQNKGNVEGAELLLRILEKSRAPGLRQEFCQALTQGGFEAASYLDPSLRALPSPSLEAVNDLGKCLVDVFFGHLVEKLRATQVALSCGQKGLFQDEDVEQIKATDAARGNGEAVRELLYRIVKKKQWFSPFLEALREAKHEDIAAELSGENERCVKEISADVVMTTDEPLTSKIVMGPKQDAELERSLANEENATEESSGEATAISELDVSLLDANVNDMSETFEQSSLVSNDSDDAEGGDKRNSPEPELSLRDYQMEVAKPALEGKNIILCLPTGSGKTRVAVYVAKDHLDKRREANKDGKVIVLVNKVPLVEQHFRKEFHPYLKHSYRVIGLSGSSQLKISFPEVVGGHEVIICTAKILENALQNAEKDKEEGVTLSVFSLIIIDECHHTHKEGVYNNIMRRYLKVKRENEKLSKAGKQQIPQPQILGLTASPGVGGAKNPSKAEEHILKICANLDATRIMTVKEHAFQLKSQVKEPSKKFDIADDKGKDPFREKLIKIMTEIQAHCQFNPNAEFGSQTYEQWVVQEEKKAAKEKNRKERVCAEHLKKYNDALLFNDTIRMIDAYNHLNNFYKEERNKKMAVNEDDEDKPVASKPDEMDTFLIHLFYTNQRELQQLATNEQYENEKLSKLRLTLMNEFTKGNEARGIIFTKTRQSAFALCQWIKDNPKFEDIGVKAHYLIGAGHNSEFKPMTQNEQKEVIEKFRIGKVNLLIATTVAEEGLDIPECNIVIRYGLVTNEIAMVQARGRARADESTYVLVASGGSGALERENVNMYREKMMHKAIRSVQEMSEEQYLRKIRGFQLQSRMELKMKAKKEQCKTYKENPSLITFLCKNCTEEKCSGEDIQVIDDMHHISVKKGFADLYIIRENKTLQAKEADYQTNGEIICKDCGQAWGNMMVHRGLDLPCLKIKNFVVVFKDKKNSSKNIYNRWRELPIKFPPFRFEEQDVSSDED, encoded by the exons ATGCCCACCCTGAGCTACGAGGATAAAGATCTTCTCCGGACAGCGGCGCAGAACAAGGGGAACGTCGAGGGCGCGGAACTGCTCCTGCGCATCTTGGAGAAGTCGCGCGCGCCCGGCTTGCGCCAGGAATTCTGCCAGGCGCTGACGCAGGGCGGCTTTGAAGCCGCCAGCTACTTGGACCCCAGCCTGAGGGCGctgccctccccttccctggAGGCCGTCAACGACCTGGGCAAATGCCTAGTGGACGTGTTCTTCGGCCACCTAGTAGAGAAGCTGAGGGCCACGCAGGTGGCCCTGTCGTGTGGACAGAAGGGTCTCTTCCAGGACGAGGACGTGGAGCAG ATTAAAGCTACTGATGCTGCTCGGGGGAATGGAGAAGCAGTGAGAGAATTGTTGTACAGAATAGTGAAAAAGAAACAATGGTTCTCACCATTTCTGGAAGCTCTGCGTGAAGCTAAGCATGAGGATATTGCCGCTGAACTAAGCGGGGAGAATG AACGTTGTGTAAAAGAGATCAGTGCAGATGTGGTTATGACAACTGATGAGCCCCTTACTTCTAAAATTGTGATGGGTCCGAAGCAGGATGCCGAATTAGAGCGCAGCTTGGCCAATGAGGAGAATGCCACAGAAGAATCATCTGGAGAAGCCACCGCAATTTCAG AATTGGATGTCAGTTTGCTAGATGCAAATGTCAATGACATGAGTGAAACGTTTGAACAGAGCAGCCTCGTCAGCAATGATTCAG ATGATGCTGAGGGTGGAGACAAAAGAAACTCACCTGAACCAGAACTGAGTCTCAGAGACTACCAGATGGAGGTAGCCAAACCAGCCCTGGAAGGAAAGAATATTATCCTGTGCCTACCTACAGGCAGTGGCAAGACACGAGTGGCTGTTTATGTTGCCAAAGACCATTTGGATAAAAGAAGAGAAGCAAACAAGGATGGGAAAGTTATAGTGCTTGTCAACAAG GTTCCGTTGGTGGAACAGCATTTCCGGAAAGAATTTCACCCCTATCTGAAACATTCTTATCGAGTAATTGGGTTGAGTGGATCATCTCAGCTGAAAATCTCATTCCCTGAAGTTGTTGGAGGTCATGAAGTCATTATCTGTACCGCTAAGATTCTTGAGAATGCATTGCAAAATGCAGAAAAAGATAAAGAAGAAGGAGTCACGTTATCAG TGTTTTCCCTGATCATTATTGATGAATGCCATCATACTCACAAGGAAGGTGTCTATAACAATATCATGCGCCGTTACTTGAAAGTCAAGAGGGAGAATGAGAAGCTAAGCAAAGCCGGCAAACAACAAATTCCTCAGCCGCAGATTCTAGGGCTGACAGCTTCACCTGGTGTAGGAGGTGCAAAAAACCCTTCGAAGGCTGAGGAGCATATTCTGAAA ATATGTGCCAATCTCGATGCAACGAGAATTATGACCGTTAAAGAACATGCCTTTCAACTGAAAAGTCAGGTGAAAGAACCTTCTAAGAAGTTTGACATTGCAGATGACAAAGGAAAg gaTCCATTTAGAGAGAAACTCATAAAAATAATGACAGAGATCCAGGCCCATTGCCAGTTCAACCCAAATGCTGAGTTTGGATCTCAGACTTATGAACAGTGGGTAGTTCAAGAGGAGAAGAAAG CTGCTAAAGAAAAGAATCGCAAAGAGCGTGTCTGCgcagaacatttgaaaaaatACAATGATGCCTTACTATTTAATGACACAATCCGAATGATTGATGCATATAACCATCTTAACAATTTTTATAAAGAAGAGAGGAATAAGAAGATGGCAGTGAATGAAGATGATGAGGATAAGCCAGTAGCATCAAAACCAGATGAAATGGATACATTTCTTATACATTTATTTTACA CCAACCAGAGGGAGCTGCAACAATTAGCTACCAACGAACAATATGAAAACGAAAAGCTGTCAAAGTTGCGCCTAACATTAATGAATGAGTTCACAAAGGGAAATGAAGCAAGGGGAATCATTTTCACAAAGACTCGGCAAAGTGCATTTGCCCTCTGTCAATGGATTAAAGACAACCCCAAATTTGAAGACATTGGAGTGAAGGCTCACTACCTTATCGGTGCTGGACATAATAGTGAATTTAAGCCCATGACTCAG AATGAACAAAAAGAAGTGATTGAAAAATTCCGCATTGGAAAAGTCAACCTACTTATTGCTACTACTGTAGCAGAAGAAGGCCTGGATATTCCAGAGTGTAACATCGTTATACGTTACGGACTTGTTACCAATGAAATAGCTATGGTGCAG GCTCGTGGACGAGCTAGAGCGGATGAAAGTACCTACGTGCTTGTGGCATCGGGTGGATCAGGAGCTCTTGAACGTGAAAATGTCAATATGTACCGTGAGAAAATGATGCACAAAGCAATTAGGAGTGTCCAAGAGATGTCTGAAGAACAGTATTTACGTAAG ATCCGAGGCTTCCAGTTACAAAGTAGAATGGAGCTAAAAATGAAAGCTAAGAAAGAACAGTGTAAAACATACAAGGAAAACCCATCCTTGATTACGTTCCTCTGCAAAAACTGCACGGAGGAAAAATGTTCAGGAGAAGACATCCAGGTTATTGATGACATGCATCACATCAGTGTCAAAAAGGGATTTGC GGACCTTTATATCATAAGAGAAAACAAGACCCTGCAAGCAAAAGAAGCAGATTATCAAACAAATGGGGAAATTATCTGCAAAGATTGTGGACAA gcttGGGGAAATATGATGGTGCACCGAGGTCTAGATCTACcctgcttaaaaataaaaaattttgtGGTTGTTTTCAAAGACAAGAAAAATAGCTCAAAGAATATCTACAACAGATGGAGAGAGCTGCCCATTAAGTTTCCACCTTTCAGATTTGAAGAACAGGATGTGTCCAGTGATGAAGATTAA
- the IFIH1 gene encoding interferon-induced helicase C domain-containing protein 1 isoform X1 encodes MEAAVAASPSHDESIDYLIACFRSRIKNNIQVNQVLDFMPTLSYEDKDLLRTAAQNKGNVEGAELLLRILEKSRAPGLRQEFCQALTQGGFEAASYLDPSLRALPSPSLEAVNDLGKCLVDVFFGHLVEKLRATQVALSCGQKGLFQDEDVEQIKATDAARGNGEAVRELLYRIVKKKQWFSPFLEALREAKHEDIAAELSGENERCVKEISADVVMTTDEPLTSKIVMGPKQDAELERSLANEENATEESSGEATAISELDVSLLDANVNDMSETFEQSSLVSNDSDDAEGGDKRNSPEPELSLRDYQMEVAKPALEGKNIILCLPTGSGKTRVAVYVAKDHLDKRREANKDGKVIVLVNKVPLVEQHFRKEFHPYLKHSYRVIGLSGSSQLKISFPEVVGGHEVIICTAKILENALQNAEKDKEEGVTLSVFSLIIIDECHHTHKEGVYNNIMRRYLKVKRENEKLSKAGKQQIPQPQILGLTASPGVGGAKNPSKAEEHILKICANLDATRIMTVKEHAFQLKSQVKEPSKKFDIADDKGKDPFREKLIKIMTEIQAHCQFNPNAEFGSQTYEQWVVQEEKKAAKEKNRKERVCAEHLKKYNDALLFNDTIRMIDAYNHLNNFYKEERNKKMAVNEDDEDKPVASKPDEMDTFLIHLFYTNQRELQQLATNEQYENEKLSKLRLTLMNEFTKGNEARGIIFTKTRQSAFALCQWIKDNPKFEDIGVKAHYLIGAGHNSEFKPMTQNEQKEVIEKFRIGKVNLLIATTVAEEGLDIPECNIVIRYGLVTNEIAMVQARGRARADESTYVLVASGGSGALERENVNMYREKMMHKAIRSVQEMSEEQYLRKIRGFQLQSRMELKMKAKKEQCKTYKENPSLITFLCKNCTEEKCSGEDIQVIDDMHHISVKKGFADLYIIRENKTLQAKEADYQTNGEIICKDCGQAWGNMMVHRGLDLPCLKIKNFVVVFKDKKNSSKNIYNRWRELPIKFPPFRFEEQDVSSDED; translated from the exons ATGgaagcggcggtggcggcgagcCCCTCCCACGACGAGTCCATCGACTATTTGATTGCTTGTTTCAGGTCCAGGATCAAGAATAACATACAGGTGAATCAAGTGCTGGACTTTATGCCCACCCTGAGCTACGAGGATAAAGATCTTCTCCGGACAGCGGCGCAGAACAAGGGGAACGTCGAGGGCGCGGAACTGCTCCTGCGCATCTTGGAGAAGTCGCGCGCGCCCGGCTTGCGCCAGGAATTCTGCCAGGCGCTGACGCAGGGCGGCTTTGAAGCCGCCAGCTACTTGGACCCCAGCCTGAGGGCGctgccctccccttccctggAGGCCGTCAACGACCTGGGCAAATGCCTAGTGGACGTGTTCTTCGGCCACCTAGTAGAGAAGCTGAGGGCCACGCAGGTGGCCCTGTCGTGTGGACAGAAGGGTCTCTTCCAGGACGAGGACGTGGAGCAG ATTAAAGCTACTGATGCTGCTCGGGGGAATGGAGAAGCAGTGAGAGAATTGTTGTACAGAATAGTGAAAAAGAAACAATGGTTCTCACCATTTCTGGAAGCTCTGCGTGAAGCTAAGCATGAGGATATTGCCGCTGAACTAAGCGGGGAGAATG AACGTTGTGTAAAAGAGATCAGTGCAGATGTGGTTATGACAACTGATGAGCCCCTTACTTCTAAAATTGTGATGGGTCCGAAGCAGGATGCCGAATTAGAGCGCAGCTTGGCCAATGAGGAGAATGCCACAGAAGAATCATCTGGAGAAGCCACCGCAATTTCAG AATTGGATGTCAGTTTGCTAGATGCAAATGTCAATGACATGAGTGAAACGTTTGAACAGAGCAGCCTCGTCAGCAATGATTCAG ATGATGCTGAGGGTGGAGACAAAAGAAACTCACCTGAACCAGAACTGAGTCTCAGAGACTACCAGATGGAGGTAGCCAAACCAGCCCTGGAAGGAAAGAATATTATCCTGTGCCTACCTACAGGCAGTGGCAAGACACGAGTGGCTGTTTATGTTGCCAAAGACCATTTGGATAAAAGAAGAGAAGCAAACAAGGATGGGAAAGTTATAGTGCTTGTCAACAAG GTTCCGTTGGTGGAACAGCATTTCCGGAAAGAATTTCACCCCTATCTGAAACATTCTTATCGAGTAATTGGGTTGAGTGGATCATCTCAGCTGAAAATCTCATTCCCTGAAGTTGTTGGAGGTCATGAAGTCATTATCTGTACCGCTAAGATTCTTGAGAATGCATTGCAAAATGCAGAAAAAGATAAAGAAGAAGGAGTCACGTTATCAG TGTTTTCCCTGATCATTATTGATGAATGCCATCATACTCACAAGGAAGGTGTCTATAACAATATCATGCGCCGTTACTTGAAAGTCAAGAGGGAGAATGAGAAGCTAAGCAAAGCCGGCAAACAACAAATTCCTCAGCCGCAGATTCTAGGGCTGACAGCTTCACCTGGTGTAGGAGGTGCAAAAAACCCTTCGAAGGCTGAGGAGCATATTCTGAAA ATATGTGCCAATCTCGATGCAACGAGAATTATGACCGTTAAAGAACATGCCTTTCAACTGAAAAGTCAGGTGAAAGAACCTTCTAAGAAGTTTGACATTGCAGATGACAAAGGAAAg gaTCCATTTAGAGAGAAACTCATAAAAATAATGACAGAGATCCAGGCCCATTGCCAGTTCAACCCAAATGCTGAGTTTGGATCTCAGACTTATGAACAGTGGGTAGTTCAAGAGGAGAAGAAAG CTGCTAAAGAAAAGAATCGCAAAGAGCGTGTCTGCgcagaacatttgaaaaaatACAATGATGCCTTACTATTTAATGACACAATCCGAATGATTGATGCATATAACCATCTTAACAATTTTTATAAAGAAGAGAGGAATAAGAAGATGGCAGTGAATGAAGATGATGAGGATAAGCCAGTAGCATCAAAACCAGATGAAATGGATACATTTCTTATACATTTATTTTACA CCAACCAGAGGGAGCTGCAACAATTAGCTACCAACGAACAATATGAAAACGAAAAGCTGTCAAAGTTGCGCCTAACATTAATGAATGAGTTCACAAAGGGAAATGAAGCAAGGGGAATCATTTTCACAAAGACTCGGCAAAGTGCATTTGCCCTCTGTCAATGGATTAAAGACAACCCCAAATTTGAAGACATTGGAGTGAAGGCTCACTACCTTATCGGTGCTGGACATAATAGTGAATTTAAGCCCATGACTCAG AATGAACAAAAAGAAGTGATTGAAAAATTCCGCATTGGAAAAGTCAACCTACTTATTGCTACTACTGTAGCAGAAGAAGGCCTGGATATTCCAGAGTGTAACATCGTTATACGTTACGGACTTGTTACCAATGAAATAGCTATGGTGCAG GCTCGTGGACGAGCTAGAGCGGATGAAAGTACCTACGTGCTTGTGGCATCGGGTGGATCAGGAGCTCTTGAACGTGAAAATGTCAATATGTACCGTGAGAAAATGATGCACAAAGCAATTAGGAGTGTCCAAGAGATGTCTGAAGAACAGTATTTACGTAAG ATCCGAGGCTTCCAGTTACAAAGTAGAATGGAGCTAAAAATGAAAGCTAAGAAAGAACAGTGTAAAACATACAAGGAAAACCCATCCTTGATTACGTTCCTCTGCAAAAACTGCACGGAGGAAAAATGTTCAGGAGAAGACATCCAGGTTATTGATGACATGCATCACATCAGTGTCAAAAAGGGATTTGC GGACCTTTATATCATAAGAGAAAACAAGACCCTGCAAGCAAAAGAAGCAGATTATCAAACAAATGGGGAAATTATCTGCAAAGATTGTGGACAA gcttGGGGAAATATGATGGTGCACCGAGGTCTAGATCTACcctgcttaaaaataaaaaattttgtGGTTGTTTTCAAAGACAAGAAAAATAGCTCAAAGAATATCTACAACAGATGGAGAGAGCTGCCCATTAAGTTTCCACCTTTCAGATTTGAAGAACAGGATGTGTCCAGTGATGAAGATTAA
- the IFIH1 gene encoding interferon-induced helicase C domain-containing protein 1 isoform X2: MEAAVAASPSHDESIDYLIACFRSRIKNNIQVNQVLDFMPTLSYEDKDLLRTAAQNKGNVEGAELLLRILEKSRAPGLRQEFCQALTQGGFEAASYLDPSLRALPSPSLEAVNDLGKCLVDVFFGHLVEKLRATQVALSCGQKGLFQDEDVEQIKATDAARGNGEAVRELLYRIVKKKQWFSPFLEALREAKHEDIAAELSGENERCVKEISADVVMTTDEPLTSKIVMGPKQDAELERSLANEENATEESSGEATAISDDAEGGDKRNSPEPELSLRDYQMEVAKPALEGKNIILCLPTGSGKTRVAVYVAKDHLDKRREANKDGKVIVLVNKVPLVEQHFRKEFHPYLKHSYRVIGLSGSSQLKISFPEVVGGHEVIICTAKILENALQNAEKDKEEGVTLSVFSLIIIDECHHTHKEGVYNNIMRRYLKVKRENEKLSKAGKQQIPQPQILGLTASPGVGGAKNPSKAEEHILKICANLDATRIMTVKEHAFQLKSQVKEPSKKFDIADDKGKDPFREKLIKIMTEIQAHCQFNPNAEFGSQTYEQWVVQEEKKAAKEKNRKERVCAEHLKKYNDALLFNDTIRMIDAYNHLNNFYKEERNKKMAVNEDDEDKPVASKPDEMDTFLIHLFYTNQRELQQLATNEQYENEKLSKLRLTLMNEFTKGNEARGIIFTKTRQSAFALCQWIKDNPKFEDIGVKAHYLIGAGHNSEFKPMTQNEQKEVIEKFRIGKVNLLIATTVAEEGLDIPECNIVIRYGLVTNEIAMVQARGRARADESTYVLVASGGSGALERENVNMYREKMMHKAIRSVQEMSEEQYLRKIRGFQLQSRMELKMKAKKEQCKTYKENPSLITFLCKNCTEEKCSGEDIQVIDDMHHISVKKGFADLYIIRENKTLQAKEADYQTNGEIICKDCGQAWGNMMVHRGLDLPCLKIKNFVVVFKDKKNSSKNIYNRWRELPIKFPPFRFEEQDVSSDED; this comes from the exons ATGgaagcggcggtggcggcgagcCCCTCCCACGACGAGTCCATCGACTATTTGATTGCTTGTTTCAGGTCCAGGATCAAGAATAACATACAGGTGAATCAAGTGCTGGACTTTATGCCCACCCTGAGCTACGAGGATAAAGATCTTCTCCGGACAGCGGCGCAGAACAAGGGGAACGTCGAGGGCGCGGAACTGCTCCTGCGCATCTTGGAGAAGTCGCGCGCGCCCGGCTTGCGCCAGGAATTCTGCCAGGCGCTGACGCAGGGCGGCTTTGAAGCCGCCAGCTACTTGGACCCCAGCCTGAGGGCGctgccctccccttccctggAGGCCGTCAACGACCTGGGCAAATGCCTAGTGGACGTGTTCTTCGGCCACCTAGTAGAGAAGCTGAGGGCCACGCAGGTGGCCCTGTCGTGTGGACAGAAGGGTCTCTTCCAGGACGAGGACGTGGAGCAG ATTAAAGCTACTGATGCTGCTCGGGGGAATGGAGAAGCAGTGAGAGAATTGTTGTACAGAATAGTGAAAAAGAAACAATGGTTCTCACCATTTCTGGAAGCTCTGCGTGAAGCTAAGCATGAGGATATTGCCGCTGAACTAAGCGGGGAGAATG AACGTTGTGTAAAAGAGATCAGTGCAGATGTGGTTATGACAACTGATGAGCCCCTTACTTCTAAAATTGTGATGGGTCCGAAGCAGGATGCCGAATTAGAGCGCAGCTTGGCCAATGAGGAGAATGCCACAGAAGAATCATCTGGAGAAGCCACCGCAATTTCAG ATGATGCTGAGGGTGGAGACAAAAGAAACTCACCTGAACCAGAACTGAGTCTCAGAGACTACCAGATGGAGGTAGCCAAACCAGCCCTGGAAGGAAAGAATATTATCCTGTGCCTACCTACAGGCAGTGGCAAGACACGAGTGGCTGTTTATGTTGCCAAAGACCATTTGGATAAAAGAAGAGAAGCAAACAAGGATGGGAAAGTTATAGTGCTTGTCAACAAG GTTCCGTTGGTGGAACAGCATTTCCGGAAAGAATTTCACCCCTATCTGAAACATTCTTATCGAGTAATTGGGTTGAGTGGATCATCTCAGCTGAAAATCTCATTCCCTGAAGTTGTTGGAGGTCATGAAGTCATTATCTGTACCGCTAAGATTCTTGAGAATGCATTGCAAAATGCAGAAAAAGATAAAGAAGAAGGAGTCACGTTATCAG TGTTTTCCCTGATCATTATTGATGAATGCCATCATACTCACAAGGAAGGTGTCTATAACAATATCATGCGCCGTTACTTGAAAGTCAAGAGGGAGAATGAGAAGCTAAGCAAAGCCGGCAAACAACAAATTCCTCAGCCGCAGATTCTAGGGCTGACAGCTTCACCTGGTGTAGGAGGTGCAAAAAACCCTTCGAAGGCTGAGGAGCATATTCTGAAA ATATGTGCCAATCTCGATGCAACGAGAATTATGACCGTTAAAGAACATGCCTTTCAACTGAAAAGTCAGGTGAAAGAACCTTCTAAGAAGTTTGACATTGCAGATGACAAAGGAAAg gaTCCATTTAGAGAGAAACTCATAAAAATAATGACAGAGATCCAGGCCCATTGCCAGTTCAACCCAAATGCTGAGTTTGGATCTCAGACTTATGAACAGTGGGTAGTTCAAGAGGAGAAGAAAG CTGCTAAAGAAAAGAATCGCAAAGAGCGTGTCTGCgcagaacatttgaaaaaatACAATGATGCCTTACTATTTAATGACACAATCCGAATGATTGATGCATATAACCATCTTAACAATTTTTATAAAGAAGAGAGGAATAAGAAGATGGCAGTGAATGAAGATGATGAGGATAAGCCAGTAGCATCAAAACCAGATGAAATGGATACATTTCTTATACATTTATTTTACA CCAACCAGAGGGAGCTGCAACAATTAGCTACCAACGAACAATATGAAAACGAAAAGCTGTCAAAGTTGCGCCTAACATTAATGAATGAGTTCACAAAGGGAAATGAAGCAAGGGGAATCATTTTCACAAAGACTCGGCAAAGTGCATTTGCCCTCTGTCAATGGATTAAAGACAACCCCAAATTTGAAGACATTGGAGTGAAGGCTCACTACCTTATCGGTGCTGGACATAATAGTGAATTTAAGCCCATGACTCAG AATGAACAAAAAGAAGTGATTGAAAAATTCCGCATTGGAAAAGTCAACCTACTTATTGCTACTACTGTAGCAGAAGAAGGCCTGGATATTCCAGAGTGTAACATCGTTATACGTTACGGACTTGTTACCAATGAAATAGCTATGGTGCAG GCTCGTGGACGAGCTAGAGCGGATGAAAGTACCTACGTGCTTGTGGCATCGGGTGGATCAGGAGCTCTTGAACGTGAAAATGTCAATATGTACCGTGAGAAAATGATGCACAAAGCAATTAGGAGTGTCCAAGAGATGTCTGAAGAACAGTATTTACGTAAG ATCCGAGGCTTCCAGTTACAAAGTAGAATGGAGCTAAAAATGAAAGCTAAGAAAGAACAGTGTAAAACATACAAGGAAAACCCATCCTTGATTACGTTCCTCTGCAAAAACTGCACGGAGGAAAAATGTTCAGGAGAAGACATCCAGGTTATTGATGACATGCATCACATCAGTGTCAAAAAGGGATTTGC GGACCTTTATATCATAAGAGAAAACAAGACCCTGCAAGCAAAAGAAGCAGATTATCAAACAAATGGGGAAATTATCTGCAAAGATTGTGGACAA gcttGGGGAAATATGATGGTGCACCGAGGTCTAGATCTACcctgcttaaaaataaaaaattttgtGGTTGTTTTCAAAGACAAGAAAAATAGCTCAAAGAATATCTACAACAGATGGAGAGAGCTGCCCATTAAGTTTCCACCTTTCAGATTTGAAGAACAGGATGTGTCCAGTGATGAAGATTAA